One Streptomyces sp. NBC_00554 DNA segment encodes these proteins:
- a CDS encoding MarP family serine protease: MDLLDLLLLLVILAYAASGYRRGLVAGCVSLAGFVGGAVIGVWVLPWMMDLVEPGTPGATVTAVLTVLVPAVVGHELMGRLALKLRRELDRGPLRVADGIGGAAANTVAVLLVAWVAASVLGASSSAVVTQSIRNSALLGAVQDAMPETTPTWFSRATSALTEAGFPQVFNPFENEPAAGVAKPSGDSVTATATNAAKLSTVKVEGVSGNQGREGSGFVYTSEHVMTNAHVVAGIDEPTVRVGGVGRAYEATVVLFDPQKDVAVLYVPGLKAPVLPFDDTATRGDSAVVAGYPQDGGLDLQAATVASRIDATGQNIYSTGTVTREIYSIRSTVRPGNSGGPLLTTDGKVYGVVFARSTSDDETGYVLTADEVAGDARQAANATAAVDTGDLIAS, from the coding sequence GTGGACCTGCTCGACCTCCTGCTGTTGCTGGTGATCCTGGCCTACGCGGCGTCCGGCTACCGTCGCGGCCTGGTCGCAGGCTGTGTCTCGCTGGCCGGTTTCGTGGGCGGCGCCGTCATCGGCGTATGGGTGCTGCCGTGGATGATGGACCTGGTGGAGCCGGGGACACCCGGGGCCACGGTGACGGCCGTCCTTACGGTGCTCGTGCCCGCCGTGGTGGGCCACGAGCTGATGGGACGGCTGGCGCTGAAGCTGCGCCGCGAGCTGGACCGCGGGCCGCTGCGGGTGGCCGACGGAATCGGCGGAGCCGCGGCGAACACGGTGGCCGTGCTCCTTGTGGCCTGGGTGGCCGCGAGCGTCCTGGGCGCCTCCTCGTCCGCCGTCGTCACCCAGTCGATCCGCAACTCGGCGCTGCTTGGCGCCGTACAGGACGCGATGCCGGAGACCACACCGACCTGGTTCTCGCGCGCGACCTCGGCGCTCACGGAGGCGGGCTTCCCGCAGGTTTTCAACCCCTTCGAGAACGAGCCGGCGGCCGGTGTCGCGAAGCCCTCCGGGGACAGTGTCACGGCGACCGCGACGAACGCCGCCAAGCTGAGCACGGTGAAGGTCGAGGGCGTCTCGGGCAACCAGGGCCGCGAGGGCAGCGGCTTCGTCTACACGTCGGAGCACGTGATGACCAACGCCCATGTGGTGGCGGGCATCGACGAGCCGACCGTCCGGGTGGGCGGCGTGGGCCGTGCGTACGAGGCGACGGTGGTGCTCTTCGACCCGCAGAAGGACGTCGCCGTCCTGTACGTCCCGGGCCTCAAGGCGCCCGTGCTCCCCTTCGACGACACCGCCACGCGCGGCGACTCGGCGGTCGTGGCGGGCTACCCGCAGGACGGCGGGCTCGACCTCCAGGCGGCCACGGTCGCGAGCCGGATCGACGCGACGGGCCAGAACATCTACAGCACGGGCACCGTCACCCGCGAGATCTACTCGATCCGCTCCACCGTCCGCCCCGGCAACTCCGGCGGCCCGCTCCTCACCACCGACGGCAAGGTGTACGGCGTCGTCTTCGCCCGCTCGACCTCCGACGACGAGACGGGTTACGTCCTGACGGCGGACGAGGTCGCGGGCGACGCCCGGCAGGCGGCGAACGCCACGGCGGCGGTGGACACGGGCGACCTCATCGCCTCCTGA
- a CDS encoding TetR/AcrR family transcriptional regulator, whose translation MSSQPSPAPPARSLTERRKAATQLDIARAAAELFMEYGPDGTTAEDIARRAGVALRTFYRYFRNKQDAVGPLLSAGGDHWRDLLAATEPGTALPEALETAIEEALSSPDKHAAEGLNLTRALLRAAVDDPALRAVWYRVNQDSEEKLIPVVTRLAGIGADPLEARLAAAVATDAIRVALEAWAETDADVRGPGSPAELAVRCLRQLMGGMRPLLAGSPAGGDRAGGEG comes from the coding sequence GTGAGCAGCCAGCCGTCCCCCGCACCGCCCGCCCGCTCCCTGACCGAGCGACGCAAAGCGGCGACCCAGCTCGACATCGCACGCGCGGCGGCGGAACTCTTCATGGAGTACGGCCCCGACGGCACCACGGCGGAGGACATCGCCCGCCGCGCCGGAGTCGCGCTGCGCACCTTCTACCGGTACTTCCGCAACAAGCAGGACGCCGTCGGCCCGCTGCTCTCCGCCGGCGGAGACCACTGGCGCGACCTGCTCGCGGCGACAGAACCGGGCACAGCGCTTCCCGAAGCACTGGAGACGGCGATCGAGGAGGCGTTGTCCAGCCCCGACAAGCACGCGGCCGAGGGCCTGAACCTGACCCGCGCGCTGCTCCGGGCCGCTGTGGACGACCCGGCCCTGCGCGCCGTCTGGTACCGCGTCAACCAGGACTCCGAGGAGAAGCTGATCCCGGTGGTGACCCGCCTCGCCGGTATCGGGGCGGACCCCCTGGAGGCCCGCCTCGCCGCCGCGGTGGCCACGGACGCGATCAGGGTCGCCCTGGAGGCCTGGGCGGAGACGGACGCGGACGTACGGGGGCCGGGCTCCCCGGCCGAACTGGCGGTGCGCTGCCTGCGTCAACTCATGGGCGGCATGCGCCCGTTGCTGGCCGGGAGTCCGGCAGGGGGAGACAGAGCGGGAGGGGAGGGCTGA
- a CDS encoding GNAT family N-acetyltransferase produces MPVPHIRFATFDDEDTLGRLDRVTWSPLHAVTPRPRPPYEPFYNERFGPRDHLVAELGDDVVGYIRLGFPTPLPCNSHVRQIQGLAVADEARGAGVGRALLRAAQEEARRQGARRITLRVLGHNTPARKLYESEGFVVEGILPEEFLLDGAYVDDVLMGRHL; encoded by the coding sequence ATGCCGGTTCCGCATATACGTTTCGCCACCTTCGACGACGAGGACACGCTCGGCCGACTCGACCGCGTCACCTGGTCCCCGCTGCACGCCGTCACGCCGCGCCCCCGTCCGCCGTACGAACCCTTCTACAACGAGCGGTTCGGGCCGCGTGATCACCTCGTCGCCGAGCTCGGCGACGATGTCGTCGGCTACATCCGGCTGGGGTTCCCGACCCCCCTCCCCTGCAACTCCCACGTGCGGCAGATCCAGGGCCTCGCGGTGGCCGACGAGGCGCGCGGTGCCGGGGTGGGGCGGGCGCTGCTACGGGCCGCGCAGGAGGAGGCGCGGCGGCAGGGGGCCCGGCGCATCACGCTGCGCGTGCTGGGGCACAACACCCCGGCGAGGAAACTCTACGAGTCCGAGGGGTTCGTGGTGGAGGGGATCCTGCCGGAGGAGTTCCTGCTCGACGGCGCGTACGTGGACGACGTACTGATGGGGCGCCATCTCTGA
- a CDS encoding TIGR01777 family oxidoreductase: MSDSRLAPGSRVAIAGASGLIGSALARSLTSDGYEVIRLVRRAPGGKDEVQWDPEGHRLDAARLEGCAAVVNLAGAGVASRYWTKAYKEKIRRSRVLGTKTLADAVASLDSPPGVFVNGSAIGFYGDTDGRAVDESAPAGDGFLSSLCVEWEGATAAVQEAGVRTVFVRTGLVVARKGGAWGKLFPLFKAGLGGRMGSGGQYWSFVSLHDEVAAIRHLIDTESLSGPFNLTAPEPLTNREITEAMGRVLHRPTVLATPAPLLRLALGGMSDDILGSQRVLPTRLLESGFTFAFPTIEGALRAALR, encoded by the coding sequence ATGAGTGACTCACGCCTTGCCCCCGGTTCCCGCGTCGCGATCGCCGGTGCGTCCGGTCTGATCGGGTCGGCGCTGGCGCGTTCCCTGACCTCGGACGGATACGAGGTGATCCGCCTTGTCCGCCGGGCGCCCGGCGGGAAGGACGAGGTCCAGTGGGATCCGGAGGGCCACCGGCTCGACGCGGCGCGTCTTGAGGGGTGCGCGGCGGTGGTCAACCTCGCCGGGGCGGGGGTCGCTTCGCGGTACTGGACCAAGGCGTACAAGGAGAAGATCCGCCGCAGCCGGGTGCTCGGCACGAAGACGCTGGCCGACGCGGTCGCCTCGCTCGACTCGCCGCCGGGGGTGTTCGTCAACGGCAGTGCGATCGGGTTCTACGGGGACACCGACGGGCGGGCGGTGGACGAGTCGGCGCCGGCCGGGGACGGGTTCCTCTCCTCCCTCTGCGTGGAGTGGGAGGGGGCGACGGCTGCCGTCCAGGAGGCGGGCGTCCGCACGGTCTTCGTCCGTACGGGGCTGGTGGTGGCCCGCAAGGGCGGGGCCTGGGGGAAGCTCTTCCCGCTCTTCAAGGCGGGGCTCGGGGGGCGGATGGGGTCCGGCGGTCAGTACTGGAGCTTTGTCTCGCTGCACGACGAGGTGGCCGCGATCCGGCACCTCATCGACACCGAGTCGCTGTCGGGTCCGTTCAACCTGACGGCCCCGGAGCCCCTCACCAACCGTGAGATCACCGAGGCGATGGGGCGCGTCCTGCACCGGCCCACCGTCCTCGCGACGCCGGCGCCCCTTCTCCGCCTCGCCCTCGGCGGCATGTCCGACGACATCCTCGGCAGCCAGCGGGTGCTTCCCACGCGGCTTCTTGAATCGGGCTTCACGTTCGCGTTTCCGACGATCGAGGGGGCGTTGCGGGCGGCGCTGCGGTGA
- a CDS encoding DUF4240 domain-containing protein, producing the protein MDETEFWELVDATREGAEGDPEEQADLLVERLLQMDPDSVLDFARHFESRYNRAYRWDLWGAAWVLLDGASDDAFDFFRCWLIGQGREVFEGALHDPDSLADLVDDFDEEIDGDGEELGYSADEAYEQLTGVVAPDLGIPPAPPEPEGTPVDFENESALADRYPKLWERFRG; encoded by the coding sequence ATGGACGAGACGGAGTTCTGGGAGCTGGTGGACGCGACCCGTGAGGGCGCCGAGGGCGACCCCGAGGAGCAGGCCGACCTGCTCGTCGAGCGGCTCCTCCAGATGGACCCGGACTCGGTCCTGGACTTCGCCCGGCACTTCGAGTCCCGCTACAACCGCGCCTACCGCTGGGATCTGTGGGGCGCGGCCTGGGTACTGCTCGACGGTGCCAGCGACGACGCCTTCGACTTCTTCCGGTGCTGGCTGATCGGCCAGGGCCGGGAGGTCTTCGAGGGCGCGCTGCACGACCCGGACTCGCTCGCCGATCTCGTGGACGACTTCGACGAGGAGATCGACGGCGACGGCGAGGAACTGGGCTACTCGGCGGACGAGGCGTACGAACAGCTCACCGGCGTCGTCGCCCCCGACCTGGGCATTCCGCCCGCGCCGCCCGAGCCGGAGGGCACACCGGTCGACTTCGAGAACGAGTCGGCGCTCGCGGATCGCTATCCGAAGCTGTGGGAGCGGTTCAGGGGCTGA
- a CDS encoding YafY family protein, with amino-acid sequence MRAARLIKMVLLLQSRPSMTAAELARELEVSERTITRDAQALSEAGVPVYADRGRAGGYRLVGGYRTRLTGLARSEAEALFLSGVPGALREMGLEDAASAARLKVSAALLPSLRDASRTVAQRFHLDAPAWFSEPKAPELLPMVADAVWDDRRITARYRRGKAEVERAIEPYGLVLKAGVWYLCARVPEAGSFRVYRIDRFTAVDGAADRFSREEGFDLPGFWAERAEEFARSILRAEVVVRLSPEGVRRLPYVVDPASAREALSVSGPPDSGGRVTVTLPVESEEVAHSQLTGLGAEVEVLSPAALRERFAGDAARLASLYR; translated from the coding sequence ATGCGCGCTGCCCGCCTGATCAAGATGGTGCTGCTGCTCCAGTCGCGGCCGTCGATGACCGCCGCCGAGCTGGCGCGGGAGCTGGAGGTGTCCGAGCGGACGATCACCCGGGACGCGCAGGCGCTGTCGGAGGCGGGGGTCCCGGTGTACGCGGACCGGGGGCGGGCCGGCGGGTACCGGCTGGTCGGCGGGTATCGGACGCGGCTGACCGGGCTGGCCCGGAGTGAGGCGGAGGCGCTGTTCCTGAGCGGGGTGCCGGGGGCGCTGCGCGAGATGGGGCTCGAGGACGCGGCCTCGGCGGCCCGGCTGAAGGTGTCCGCGGCGCTGCTTCCCTCCCTGCGGGACGCCTCGCGGACGGTGGCGCAGCGGTTCCATCTGGACGCGCCGGCCTGGTTCAGCGAGCCCAAGGCGCCCGAGCTGCTGCCCATGGTCGCGGACGCGGTGTGGGACGACCGGCGGATCACCGCGCGCTACCGGCGTGGGAAGGCCGAGGTGGAGCGGGCCATTGAGCCGTACGGGCTCGTGCTGAAGGCGGGCGTCTGGTACCTGTGCGCGCGGGTGCCGGAGGCGGGGTCCTTCCGGGTGTACCGGATCGACCGGTTCACGGCGGTGGACGGCGCCGCGGACCGCTTCAGCCGGGAGGAGGGGTTCGACCTGCCGGGGTTCTGGGCGGAGCGGGCCGAGGAGTTCGCCCGGTCCATCCTGCGGGCGGAGGTCGTCGTACGGCTGTCTCCCGAGGGCGTACGACGACTTCCGTACGTCGTCGATCCCGCGTCCGCTCGGGAGGCACTGTCCGTCTCCGGGCCGCCGGACAGCGGAGGCCGGGTGACCGTCACCCTCCCCGTCGAGTCCGAGGAGGTCGCCCATTCGCAGCTGACGGGGCTCGGGGCGGAGGTGGAGGTGCTGTCGCCGGCGGCGCTACGTGAGCGCTTCGCTGGGGACGCGGCTCGGTTGGCCTCCCTTTACCGGTGA